The Humulus lupulus chromosome 3, drHumLupu1.1, whole genome shotgun sequence genome window below encodes:
- the LOC133821219 gene encoding N-terminal acetyltransferase A complex auxiliary subunit NAA15-like: MDCKSEAYELVRQGLKNDLKSHVCWHVYGLLYRSDREYREAIKCYRNALRIDPDNIEILRDLSLLQVQMRDLAGFVETKQ, from the exons ATGGACTGTAAATCTGAAGCATATGAGCTTGTTCGGCAAGGATTAAAG AATGATCTTAAAAGTCATGTATGCTGGCATGTTTATGGTCTTCTTTATCGGTCCGATAGAGAATACAGGGAGGCAATCAAATGCTATAGAAATGCACTGAGGATCGATCCAGACAATATTGAAATTTTGCGGGATCTGTCACTGTTACAG GTGCAAATGCGAGATTTGGCAGGGTTTGTCGAGACAAAACAATAG
- the LOC133824497 gene encoding uncharacterized protein LOC133824497, which yields MEDYETVALTEECSVIIQNKLPQKLRDPGNFTIPCTIGNFHCERASCDLGASINLMSLSVFKRLGLGEARPTTITLQLVDRSLTHPRGIIDVLVKVDKFIFPIDFIVLDMEEDEDVPIILG from the coding sequence atggaggattatgaaactGTTGCATTAACTGAAGAGTGTAGTGTAATTATTCAAAAcaagcttcctcaaaagttaagagatccggGCAATTTTACTATACCTTGCACTATTGGAAACTTTCATTGTGAGAGAGCTTCATGTGATTTAGGTGCAAGTATAAATTTAATGTCGCTGTCTgtatttaaaagacttggtttgggggaagctagaccGACTACCATTACTCTTCAATTAGTTGATCGTTCTTTAACTCATCCCAGAGGTATTATAGATGTTCTAGTAAAGGTAGACAAGTTCATTTTCCCAATTGACTTTattgtattagatatggaggaagatgaggatGTGCCTATTATATTAGGATGA